A genomic segment from Clostridium pasteurianum BC1 encodes:
- the gatA gene encoding Asp-tRNA(Asn)/Glu-tRNA(Gln) amidotransferase subunit GatA: MRLGGKALDIEKMSVEQLRDGIREKVFTSEEVVKFYFDRIKKFDGEVNSYLTLCEENAIKEAKSIDERIAKGEKVGKLAGVPIAIKDNICTDGVKTTCASTMLEDFIPPYDATVIKKLKEQDAVIIGKTNMDEFAMGSSTENSAFKTTKNPYDLERVPGGSSGGSAAAVGAELAPISLGSDTGGSIRQPAAFCGVVGLKPTYGLVSRFGLIAFGSSLDQIGPFSNNIRDCALTLEVIAGTDPLDNTSSKEIGDTDYLNGIEDGIKGMKVGVPKEFLGEGLDEEIKAAVKNSIEKFKALGAEVEEISLPITKEGLSAYYIISSAEASSNLSRFDGIRYGHRAKDYEDVYDLMEKSRNEGFGEEVKRRIMLGTYALSSGYYDAYYKRALKLKKKVKEQFKEVFSKYDIIVSPVSPVLPFKCGEKKGNPLEMYLADIYTVNINLAGIPGISMPCAQSKEGLPIGVQLLGPHFGEKKIFKAALALEEALKNGGFELKNCALK; the protein is encoded by the coding sequence ATGAGATTAGGAGGGAAAGCTTTGGATATAGAAAAGATGTCCGTGGAACAATTGAGGGATGGAATAAGAGAAAAAGTTTTTACATCAGAAGAAGTAGTTAAATTTTATTTTGATAGAATAAAAAAGTTTGACGGAGAGGTAAATTCATACCTAACGCTTTGTGAAGAGAATGCTATTAAAGAAGCCAAAAGCATAGATGAAAGAATAGCAAAGGGTGAAAAAGTAGGTAAACTAGCAGGGGTTCCCATTGCAATAAAGGATAACATATGTACAGATGGTGTGAAAACTACTTGTGCATCAACGATGCTGGAGGATTTTATACCACCTTATGATGCCACCGTTATAAAGAAATTAAAGGAACAGGATGCAGTTATAATAGGAAAAACCAATATGGATGAGTTTGCTATGGGATCCTCCACTGAAAACTCAGCCTTTAAAACTACTAAAAATCCTTATGATCTGGAAAGAGTGCCAGGCGGATCTTCAGGTGGTTCAGCTGCAGCTGTAGGAGCAGAGCTTGCACCAATATCTTTAGGTTCTGATACAGGCGGATCTATAAGGCAGCCAGCAGCCTTCTGTGGAGTTGTTGGACTAAAGCCTACTTATGGTCTTGTATCCAGATTTGGACTTATAGCCTTTGGATCTTCACTGGATCAAATAGGGCCTTTTTCAAATAATATTAGAGATTGTGCACTTACTCTTGAAGTTATAGCAGGAACAGACCCGCTGGATAATACCAGTTCTAAAGAGATTGGAGATACTGACTACCTAAATGGAATAGAAGATGGTATAAAAGGTATGAAGGTTGGTGTACCAAAAGAATTCTTAGGTGAAGGTTTAGATGAAGAAATAAAAGCAGCTGTAAAAAATAGCATTGAAAAGTTTAAAGCACTAGGCGCTGAGGTAGAAGAAATATCATTACCTATTACAAAGGAAGGTCTTTCAGCTTATTATATCATATCCTCAGCAGAGGCCAGTTCAAATTTATCTAGATTTGATGGGATAAGATATGGTCATAGAGCTAAAGACTATGAAGATGTATATGATTTAATGGAAAAAAGCAGAAATGAAGGCTTTGGAGAAGAAGTTAAGAGAAGGATAATGCTTGGTACTTATGCACTATCTTCAGGATACTATGATGCTTATTATAAGAGAGCTTTAAAGCTTAAGAAAAAGGTGAAAGAACAGTTTAAAGAAGTATTTTCTAAATATGATATAATAGTAAGTCCAGTATCACCAGTTCTTCCGTTTAAATGTGGTGAAAAGAAGGGTAATCCACTGGAAATGTACCTTGCAGATATTTATACTGTAAATATAAATCTTGCAGGTATTCCTGGAATATCCATGCCTTGTGCACAGAGTAAAGAAGGTCTACCAATAGGAGTACAGCTTCTAGGACCACATTTTGGAGAAAAGAAAATATTCAAAGCTGCCTTAGCACTTGAAGAAGCTTTAAAAAATGGTGGATTTGAATTGAAAAATTGTGCGTTAAAATAG
- the gatC gene encoding Asp-tRNA(Asn)/Glu-tRNA(Gln) amidotransferase subunit GatC translates to MEHVSVEEVKHIAKLAKLGFTEEETLKIAKEFEAILTHFKTIDNLDLNDVDLNEFDEVNTEFRKDIPEVFEDKKKLMQNVKSLRDGAIEVPKIIE, encoded by the coding sequence GTGGAACATGTAAGTGTTGAAGAGGTTAAACACATTGCTAAGTTGGCAAAATTAGGTTTTACAGAAGAAGAAACTTTAAAAATAGCCAAAGAATTTGAAGCCATACTTACTCATTTTAAAACTATAGATAATCTGGATTTAAATGATGTGGACTTAAACGAATTTGATGAAGTTAATACAGAATTTAGAAAAGATATTCCAGAGGTATTTGAAGATAAGAAAAAGCTTATGCAGAATGTAAAGAGTCTTAGAGATGGAGCAATTGAAGTTCCTAAGATAATAGAGTAA
- a CDS encoding MBL fold metallo-hydrolase: MEIAWLGHSSFLIKDSRNRLILTDPFNDQVGYETYKGNANFVTISHSHFDHAYTDEVKGNPKIINTPGNYNFDDLNIIGVNSYHDKQLGAVRGKNIIFIIEVDGYRICHLGDLGYILSDEEVTALGAIDVLLVPVGGNFTINGVEAKKLCEKINSHLIIPMHYKTPLLSFPIDGVENFISAIKNGERLQNNTLKLESKLTENNNVKILTAN; the protein is encoded by the coding sequence TTGGAAATAGCTTGGCTAGGACATTCCAGCTTCCTAATAAAAGATTCAAGAAACAGATTAATTTTAACTGACCCCTTTAATGACCAGGTAGGCTATGAAACCTATAAGGGCAATGCCAATTTTGTAACCATAAGCCATTCACACTTTGATCACGCCTATACTGATGAGGTAAAAGGAAATCCTAAAATTATAAATACGCCTGGAAACTATAATTTTGATGATTTAAATATTATAGGCGTGAACTCCTATCATGACAAGCAATTAGGAGCAGTAAGAGGTAAAAATATTATATTTATCATTGAAGTAGATGGCTACAGAATATGCCATCTTGGCGATCTTGGCTACATTTTAAGTGATGAGGAGGTAACTGCCCTTGGAGCTATAGATGTATTATTAGTACCAGTGGGAGGAAATTTTACTATTAATGGCGTGGAAGCTAAAAAACTTTGTGAAAAAATTAATAGTCATTTAATTATACCTATGCACTATAAAACTCCATTATTAAGTTTTCCTATAGATGGAGTGGAAAACTTCATTAGTGCCATAAAAAATGGAGAACGACTTCAAAATAACACATTAAAGCTTGAAAGTAAACTTACTGAAAACAATAATGTTAAGATACTTACTGCAAATTAA
- the nrdG gene encoding anaerobic ribonucleoside-triphosphate reductase activating protein has protein sequence MSDNKIRLAGMLYESLSNGPGLRRVLFSQGCRHNCKHCFNPHTHSFQGGELLDMDGIVEDIVNNPILRGVTFSGGDPLEQAEKFAYIAKKVKEKGKSVWVYTGYTFEQILKAKDKRLDWDGLLKYCDVLVDGKFDINKKNESLKFRGSNNQRIIDIKKSLNMGRACMVQC, from the coding sequence ATGAGTGATAATAAAATTAGACTTGCAGGAATGCTTTATGAAAGCTTAAGCAATGGTCCTGGGCTTAGGAGAGTTTTATTTTCTCAAGGATGCAGACATAATTGTAAGCATTGCTTTAATCCCCATACCCATTCTTTTCAAGGTGGAGAGCTACTAGATATGGATGGTATTGTGGAAGATATAGTAAATAATCCTATTCTTAGAGGGGTAACCTTTAGTGGTGGAGATCCCTTGGAACAGGCAGAAAAATTCGCCTATATTGCTAAAAAGGTTAAAGAAAAAGGAAAAAGTGTTTGGGTCTACACTGGATATACTTTTGAGCAAATACTTAAGGCTAAGGATAAACGCTTAGATTGGGATGGACTTCTTAAATACTGCGATGTCCTTGTAGATGGTAAGTTTGATATAAATAAAAAAAATGAGAGCTTAAAATTTAGAGGTTCAAATAATCAGAGGATTATCGATATAAAAAAGAGCTTGAACATGGGGAGAGCTTGTATGGTGCAGTGTTGA
- the gatB gene encoding Asp-tRNA(Asn)/Glu-tRNA(Gln) amidotransferase subunit GatB, giving the protein MSYETIIGLEIHAELNTKTKIFCNCSTKFGARPNENTCPICMGLPGTLPVLNEEVVNLAVKAGTALNCKINKLNKMDRKNYFYPDLPKAYQISQLDLPICGPGHVEIETEKGERSVRLNRIHIEEDAGKLVHLEYEPFSLIDYNRVGVPLIEIVTEPDMRSPQEAVTFLRTLKAILEYGGISDCRMEQGSLRCDANISLREVGQEEYNTKVEIKNINSFRELQKALEKEEKRQKELYDFGEAHRIVQETRRWDSGKGRTVTMRSKEDANDYRYFPEPDIIPIVIKDEIIEKVKEDMPELPEDRKERFIKEYGLSEKEVEILVSDKHFSEYYEDVIKLGADAKSVSNWMLSDMLRLIKEQELELKDIPVKKEDFAALLKMVADKKLSVTSAKSVFEDMFKTGKHPEDIVKEKGLSQISDTGAISEIAVAVLNANPQSVSDYKAGKTQAVGYLVGQVMKQSKGKANPKMARDILEEKIKEM; this is encoded by the coding sequence ATGAGTTACGAAACTATAATAGGATTAGAAATACATGCAGAGCTTAATACAAAAACAAAGATATTCTGTAATTGTTCCACTAAATTTGGAGCAAGGCCTAATGAAAATACATGCCCAATATGTATGGGACTTCCAGGAACACTACCTGTTCTAAATGAAGAAGTAGTTAATTTGGCTGTGAAAGCCGGAACAGCATTGAATTGTAAAATAAATAAATTAAATAAAATGGATAGAAAAAATTATTTTTATCCGGATCTTCCTAAGGCTTATCAGATATCCCAACTTGATTTACCTATATGTGGACCTGGTCATGTGGAGATTGAGACTGAAAAGGGTGAGAGGTCTGTAAGGCTAAATAGAATACACATAGAAGAGGACGCGGGAAAGCTTGTACATTTAGAATATGAACCATTTTCTCTTATAGACTACAATCGTGTAGGGGTTCCACTTATAGAAATAGTTACAGAGCCTGATATGCGATCACCGCAGGAGGCAGTGACTTTCTTAAGAACATTAAAGGCAATTCTTGAGTATGGTGGTATATCTGATTGTAGAATGGAACAGGGTTCTTTAAGATGTGATGCAAACATATCCCTTAGAGAGGTTGGCCAAGAGGAATACAACACTAAAGTAGAAATAAAGAATATAAACTCTTTTAGAGAGCTTCAAAAGGCACTTGAAAAAGAAGAAAAACGTCAAAAGGAACTATATGATTTTGGTGAAGCACATAGGATAGTTCAGGAAACAAGAAGATGGGATTCTGGTAAAGGAAGAACTGTAACAATGAGAAGTAAAGAAGATGCCAACGATTACAGATATTTCCCAGAACCAGATATAATACCTATAGTAATTAAAGATGAGATAATTGAAAAAGTTAAAGAGGATATGCCGGAACTTCCAGAGGATAGAAAAGAAAGATTCATTAAAGAGTATGGACTTTCAGAAAAGGAAGTAGAAATTTTGGTGTCTGACAAACATTTTTCAGAATACTATGAGGATGTTATTAAACTTGGTGCTGATGCAAAAAGTGTATCAAACTGGATGCTTTCAGATATGCTAAGACTAATAAAAGAACAGGAACTTGAGCTTAAAGATATTCCTGTGAAGAAGGAAGATTTTGCTGCCCTTTTAAAAATGGTTGCTGATAAGAAATTAAGTGTAACTTCTGCAAAAAGTGTTTTTGAGGATATGTTTAAAACAGGTAAGCACCCTGAAGACATTGTAAAGGAAAAGGGACTATCACAAATAAGTGATACAGGTGCTATTTCAGAAATAGCTGTTGCAGTGTTAAATGCAAATCCACAGTCAGTAAGTGATTACAAGGCTGGAAAAACTCAGGCGGTAGGATACCTTGTAGGTCAGGTTATGAAGCAAAGTAAGGGTAAGGCAAATCCCAAGATGGCAAGGGATATACTTGAAGAGAAGATAAAAGAAATGTAA
- the nrdD gene encoding anaerobic ribonucleoside-triphosphate reductase, with the protein MLYVVKRDGREVEFNSIKISNAIKGAAEEIGISIKISEILELTQELIRKLEEMDLQRVTVEEIQNMVECTLLHKGYKEIGIAYSNYRKERTKVRDIKSDLMRAISQIGIETDRDNANVGNNFSSKLLRIASESNKWHNLAKMPKRLAKAHENGDVYYHDLDSYNLTVNCLHIPTKEVLLKGFNTGYGNIRPPKRIESAAELSCILLQSTQNDMFGGQSHPDFDNDMGEFVDPTRQQIKDEFREFGIDENRIDDIAEKKLIKSVEQAMQGIVYNLNTMHSRAGSQVPFSSINLGIPNNKDAALVCEVFLKEYEKGLGRGEQPIFPNIIFRVKAGVNREPEDPYYYLYKLACDVAAKRMNPTFMNIDATFNKKYYDEGIIPATMGCRTYVCSNVNGEPGTKGRGNIAPTTINLPRIGIVAKGDVNKFFSALDVRLELAKDSLIERYNMLKHLRSKDLPFVVGQGLMKGSENLLPEDSIEPILKQGTWGVGFIGLAEALVALTGKHHGEDEKSREIGIRIIKYIRDYTDKLTRETKLNWSCYATPAEGLSGKFIPKDRAVFGIIPGVTDKDYYTNSYHIPVGYNISIKDKIDIEAPYHELCNGGHISYIELDNYPDGNTIKDIIDYAYKNTNISYMGINFHIRYCKCCGTYLYNGEQQCTECGSHDIQGVSRVTGYLSLDERFGKGKYEERSDRISQANGNSVYDDITSV; encoded by the coding sequence ATGCTATATGTAGTGAAACGTGATGGAAGAGAGGTAGAGTTTAACTCTATTAAGATTAGCAATGCTATAAAAGGTGCGGCAGAGGAGATTGGAATTAGTATTAAGATTAGTGAGATTTTAGAACTTACTCAAGAGCTTATAAGGAAGCTTGAGGAGATGGATTTGCAGAGAGTTACCGTAGAAGAAATTCAAAATATGGTAGAATGTACTCTTTTACATAAAGGATATAAGGAGATAGGTATTGCCTATTCAAATTATAGAAAAGAAAGAACTAAGGTTAGAGATATAAAATCAGATTTAATGAGGGCAATATCTCAAATAGGCATAGAAACGGATCGCGACAATGCCAACGTAGGAAATAATTTTAGTTCAAAGCTTCTTAGAATAGCCAGTGAGTCAAATAAATGGCATAATCTTGCTAAGATGCCTAAAAGGCTTGCTAAAGCTCATGAGAACGGAGATGTGTATTATCATGATTTGGATAGCTACAATTTAACTGTAAATTGTTTGCATATACCTACAAAGGAGGTATTACTTAAAGGATTTAATACAGGTTACGGGAATATAAGACCCCCAAAGAGAATAGAATCTGCAGCTGAGCTTTCATGTATTTTACTTCAGTCCACTCAAAATGATATGTTTGGTGGTCAGTCTCATCCGGATTTTGATAATGATATGGGAGAATTTGTAGATCCAACAAGGCAGCAGATTAAAGATGAATTTAGAGAATTTGGTATAGATGAAAATAGAATAGATGATATAGCTGAAAAAAAATTAATAAAATCTGTAGAACAGGCTATGCAGGGAATTGTATACAATTTAAATACTATGCACAGCAGAGCAGGTTCCCAGGTACCTTTTTCATCAATAAATCTAGGTATTCCAAATAATAAGGATGCGGCACTGGTATGTGAGGTATTTTTAAAAGAATATGAAAAGGGACTTGGAAGAGGTGAACAGCCTATTTTCCCTAATATAATATTTAGAGTTAAAGCTGGAGTTAATAGAGAACCAGAGGATCCATATTATTATTTATATAAGCTTGCTTGTGACGTGGCAGCAAAGAGAATGAATCCCACATTTATGAATATTGATGCAACCTTTAATAAAAAGTACTATGATGAAGGAATTATACCTGCAACTATGGGCTGCAGAACCTATGTATGTTCTAATGTAAATGGAGAACCAGGTACTAAGGGAAGAGGAAATATAGCACCAACAACTATAAATCTACCTAGAATAGGTATAGTTGCCAAAGGTGATGTGAATAAATTCTTTTCTGCATTGGATGTAAGACTAGAACTGGCCAAGGATAGCCTTATTGAAAGATATAACATGCTTAAGCATCTGAGATCTAAGGATTTACCTTTTGTTGTGGGCCAGGGACTTATGAAAGGCTCTGAAAATTTATTACCAGAGGATTCCATCGAGCCTATATTAAAACAGGGAACCTGGGGAGTAGGATTTATAGGACTTGCAGAAGCTCTTGTGGCATTGACAGGAAAACATCATGGTGAAGATGAAAAATCAAGAGAAATTGGTATAAGGATAATTAAATATATAAGAGATTATACAGATAAGTTGACTAGGGAAACTAAGCTTAATTGGAGCTGCTATGCTACTCCTGCAGAAGGGTTAAGTGGTAAATTTATTCCTAAGGATAGGGCTGTATTTGGTATAATACCAGGAGTTACAGATAAGGATTACTATACAAATAGCTATCACATACCTGTAGGTTATAATATATCAATAAAAGACAAAATAGATATAGAAGCCCCATATCATGAGTTGTGTAATGGAGGACATATAAGCTATATAGAATTAGACAATTATCCAGATGGTAATACTATTAAGGATATAATAGATTATGCATATAAAAATACTAACATAAGTTATATGGGAATTAATTTTCACATAAGATATTGTAAGTGCTGTGGAACTTATCTTTACAATGGCGAACAACAGTGCACGGAATGCGGAAGTCATGATATACAGGGAGTATCAAGAGTTACAGGCTATTTAAGTCTTGATGAGAGATTTGGTAAGGGAAAATATGAGGAAAGATCTGATAGAATTTCACAGGCTAATGGTAACTCTGTATATGATGATATTACAAGTGTTTAG
- a CDS encoding sugar phosphate nucleotidyltransferase — MKAIIMAGGKGTRLRPLTCSRPKPMMPIMGKPVMQYSLELLKNSGIKDIGITLQYLPDSIIDYFGDGSEFGVNLKYFIEASPLGTAGSVKNAEDFLDETFIVISGDAITDVNLIEALKYHKDKKAVATLILKEVSAPLEYGVVVTDKEGKITGFLEKPNWREVFSDKVNTGIYVLEPEIFKFYPMTSRRCNTPPSKGGDNSDTSLDNSSKLGGSTKSHQVRFIDDKDKSFDFSNDLFPILMEKNVSMYGYNSNFYWCDIGNINQFMQCNYDVLMGRVNVNIKGEEYKKGIWIGNNCTLSPNVNIKPPVYIGDNSNVYDGVEIGPYTVIGKNNIISSGSTIKKSIIFNNSYIGENTEIRASLICDKVQLENGVSMFEEAVIGDESIIGERSIIKPKVKIWPNKSIGNGEVIRENLIWNRKIERSFFSSKGIRGNINVNITPEFVLKLSSAYGSILNSNSKIIISCSDEGSAQMLKFSLATGLISMGIQVYDLNKSTLEATRIITVSRGFSGAVHIYVDKDNNERAVIVFIDKDGLDISKNMKRKIESNFVREDFRRVKMDNFKSIVTMEDCTKHYIKNILDKLNREKIINNKYKIVFITKNRIIKWQLINMFNEIKVDTVVMKDSSDLGELSEEVKKSHASLGIWISDEADNYVLIDEKGKIMENSFKDVLKALIILNTFKFKTLAVAVDVTHSVEKIANMYNAKFIITKIDHRNIVSEYIKNEKDKNEKEILVSYLSTIDSVSMLSLILNLMAEFNMTLSGLTETAPQYHNKVMKVKCPWEMKGKVMRNIIENGDFNYLDLIEGVRISFPKCWVIILPDLDEPLCSVQAEGEDEEYVEKILKKISLNIQKILY; from the coding sequence ATGAAAGCAATTATTATGGCAGGAGGAAAAGGCACTAGACTTAGACCATTAACTTGCAGCAGACCAAAACCAATGATGCCTATAATGGGAAAACCTGTAATGCAGTATTCCCTGGAGCTTTTAAAAAATAGTGGAATAAAAGATATAGGAATTACTCTTCAGTATCTACCGGATTCAATTATAGATTATTTTGGTGATGGAAGTGAGTTTGGCGTTAATCTGAAATATTTTATAGAAGCTAGTCCTCTAGGGACAGCAGGTAGTGTCAAAAATGCAGAGGACTTCCTTGATGAAACTTTTATAGTTATCAGCGGAGATGCTATAACGGATGTAAATTTAATAGAGGCATTAAAATATCATAAAGATAAAAAGGCTGTGGCTACTTTGATATTGAAAGAAGTCAGTGCTCCATTAGAATATGGAGTAGTTGTTACAGATAAAGAAGGCAAAATCACTGGATTTTTAGAAAAACCAAATTGGAGAGAAGTTTTTAGTGATAAAGTAAATACAGGTATTTATGTGCTGGAGCCAGAAATATTTAAGTTTTATCCGATGACTAGTCGCCGCTGTAATACTCCACCTTCCAAAGGTGGAGATAACAGCGATACGTCCCTGGATAATTCATCTAAACTTGGTGGGAGTACAAAGTCACACCAAGTAAGATTCATTGATGATAAAGACAAAAGTTTTGATTTTAGTAATGATTTATTTCCGATACTTATGGAGAAAAATGTATCTATGTATGGCTATAATTCTAATTTTTATTGGTGTGATATAGGGAATATCAATCAATTTATGCAATGTAATTATGATGTGCTTATGGGTCGTGTAAACGTAAACATAAAGGGCGAAGAATATAAGAAGGGTATATGGATAGGTAATAATTGTACTTTAAGTCCTAATGTGAATATAAAGCCCCCTGTATATATAGGGGACAATTCAAATGTATATGATGGAGTGGAAATAGGACCTTATACTGTCATAGGTAAAAATAATATTATATCCTCTGGAAGTACAATAAAAAAAAGCATAATATTTAATAATTCTTATATAGGTGAAAATACAGAAATTAGAGCTTCTTTAATATGTGATAAGGTACAGCTTGAAAATGGTGTTTCCATGTTCGAAGAGGCTGTAATAGGGGATGAAAGTATTATAGGAGAGAGATCTATAATAAAACCAAAAGTAAAAATTTGGCCAAATAAGTCTATAGGAAACGGAGAAGTCATAAGGGAAAATTTGATTTGGAATCGTAAAATTGAAAGGAGCTTTTTTAGCAGTAAAGGCATAAGAGGAAATATAAATGTAAATATTACTCCAGAGTTTGTGTTAAAATTAAGTTCTGCCTATGGATCTATACTGAATTCTAATTCTAAAATAATAATAAGCTGTAGTGATGAGGGATCAGCTCAAATGCTGAAGTTTTCTTTAGCTACAGGACTTATATCTATGGGAATCCAGGTATATGATCTAAATAAAAGTACATTAGAAGCAACCAGGATTATAACAGTTTCAAGAGGATTCAGTGGAGCAGTTCATATATATGTTGATAAAGATAATAACGAAAGAGCTGTTATAGTTTTTATAGATAAAGATGGACTTGATATAAGCAAGAATATGAAGAGGAAAATAGAAAGTAATTTTGTAAGAGAAGATTTTAGAAGAGTGAAAATGGATAATTTTAAATCTATAGTGACTATGGAGGACTGTACTAAGCATTATATTAAAAATATATTAGATAAATTAAATAGAGAAAAAATAATAAATAATAAATATAAGATAGTATTTATAACAAAAAATAGGATTATTAAGTGGCAGCTGATAAATATGTTCAATGAAATTAAGGTAGATACTGTAGTAATGAAAGATAGCAGTGATTTAGGAGAACTTAGTGAGGAAGTAAAAAAATCTCATGCTTCGCTTGGAATATGGATTTCAGATGAAGCTGATAATTATGTTTTAATAGATGAAAAAGGTAAAATTATGGAAAATAGTTTTAAGGATGTACTTAAAGCTCTGATAATTCTAAATACTTTTAAATTCAAAACCCTTGCTGTAGCTGTAGATGTTACTCATTCTGTAGAAAAGATAGCTAATATGTATAATGCAAAATTTATAATAACTAAGATTGATCATAGAAATATAGTAAGTGAGTATATAAAAAATGAAAAAGATAAAAATGAAAAAGAAATATTAGTTTCATATTTATCTACTATAGATTCAGTTAGTATGTTATCATTAATATTAAATTTAATGGCTGAATTTAATATGACCTTATCAGGACTGACAGAAACGGCACCACAATATCATAATAAGGTTATGAAGGTAAAATGTCCTTGGGAAATGAAGGGTAAGGTTATGAGAAATATTATAGAAAATGGTGACTTTAATTATTTGGATTTAATAGAAGGAGTACGAATAAGTTTTCCAAAGTGCTGGGTGATTATATTACCAGATTTAGATGAACCTTTATGCAGTGTACAAGCTGAGGGCGAAGATGAAGAATATGTGGAGAAGATACTGAAAAAAATATCCCTTAATATACAAAAAATACTTTACTGA
- the aspS gene encoding aspartate--tRNA(Asn) ligase, translating into MKNIYVKDVAALADGTEVELKGWVHKIYDLGKISFVKLRDKTGIVQIVIDESLDAKLRLEMCIAVKGKKVKNEKAPEGIEVQVDELKVLGKTYYDKLPFAINAGKIKAALETQLDHRTISLRAPKITAVFKVQEKIADAFKDYLKARNFTEVYTPKILASGTEGGSEVFTVNYFDHRAFLAQSPQFYKQMMVGSGFERIFEIGHAYRAELHNTYRHLNEYVSLDLEMGFIEDEFEIMDLEEGFINYLFKYIKKECESELKLYNIELPDEVKIPRIPLFDAQEILLKEYGKRSPKGNIDNEGEKLFSEYIKKEYDSDFVFLTKYPAAKRPMYTMPDDEIEGATKSFDLIYKGLEITTGGQRIHDYEALVANIAKMGFKTEEFEFYTENFRYGMPPHGGLAIGLERLTMKILGLDNIREASLLPRDMKRITP; encoded by the coding sequence ATGAAAAATATTTATGTAAAAGATGTAGCTGCTTTAGCTGATGGAACTGAAGTAGAATTAAAGGGATGGGTGCACAAAATATATGATTTGGGAAAAATAAGTTTTGTAAAGCTTAGAGACAAGACAGGAATAGTACAAATTGTTATTGATGAGAGTCTTGATGCTAAGCTAAGACTTGAAATGTGCATAGCAGTAAAGGGAAAAAAGGTCAAAAATGAAAAAGCACCAGAGGGAATAGAAGTTCAGGTGGATGAATTAAAGGTACTTGGAAAAACTTATTATGATAAGCTTCCCTTTGCAATAAATGCTGGAAAGATTAAGGCTGCTTTAGAAACACAGCTTGACCATAGAACAATAAGCTTAAGAGCGCCAAAGATAACTGCCGTATTTAAAGTGCAGGAGAAGATAGCTGATGCTTTTAAAGATTATTTAAAGGCAAGAAATTTTACTGAAGTATATACACCAAAGATACTTGCATCGGGAACGGAAGGTGGAAGTGAAGTATTTACGGTTAACTATTTTGATCACAGAGCTTTTCTTGCACAAAGTCCACAATTCTATAAACAGATGATGGTTGGCTCAGGTTTTGAAAGAATATTTGAAATAGGTCATGCTTACAGGGCGGAACTCCATAATACTTACAGGCATTTAAATGAATACGTAAGCTTAGACCTTGAAATGGGCTTTATAGAAGATGAATTTGAAATAATGGATTTAGAAGAAGGCTTTATAAACTATCTATTTAAATATATTAAAAAAGAATGCGAAAGTGAATTAAAGCTTTATAACATTGAACTTCCAGATGAAGTTAAGATTCCTAGAATTCCATTATTTGATGCACAGGAAATACTTCTTAAGGAATATGGAAAGAGATCTCCAAAGGGCAATATTGATAATGAAGGAGAAAAATTATTTTCGGAATACATAAAGAAAGAATATGATAGTGATTTTGTATTCTTAACAAAATATCCAGCTGCTAAAAGACCAATGTATACAATGCCTGATGATGAGATAGAAGGAGCTACTAAGAGCTTTGATCTTATATACAAAGGACTTGAAATAACCACTGGAGGACAGAGAATACACGATTATGAAGCACTAGTTGCAAATATTGCTAAGATGGGCTTCAAAACAGAAGAGTTTGAATTCTATACTGAAAACTTTAGATATGGGATGCCGCCTCATGGTGGGCTTGCTATAGGTCTTGAAAGACTTACTATGAAAATACTAGGTTTAGATAATATCAGAGAAGCATCACTACTACCAAGAGATATGAAGAGAATAACACCTTAA